The following coding sequences lie in one Eubacterium ventriosum genomic window:
- a CDS encoding undecaprenyldiphospho-muramoylpentapeptide beta-N-acetylglucosaminyltransferase yields the protein MKKIVLTGGGTAGHVTPNIALVPKLKESGFEIKYIGTYNGMEKQLVEDAGLDYIGISSGKLRRYFSWKNFSDPFRVLKGYFEAKKFMKKYKPDIVFSKGGFVTVPVVYAASKYKIPVIIHESDMTPGLANKLAIKKSTKVCHNFPETAAYLGSKAVHTGSPIRKELFEGNKITALDMCGFSANKPVIMVTGGSLGAENVNKLVRKALPELLKNFQVAHLCGKGKVDESLKDMEGYAQFEYISDEMKDFFAMADLIISRAGANSICEIAALNKPNILIPLSARASRGDQILNAKSYKKQGFSEVIDEDTATAEDLVNTVNSVYENRSKYIDAMKKSAGTGGVDMIVDLINSLVK from the coding sequence ATGAAAAAAATAGTATTAACCGGTGGTGGAACTGCCGGCCACGTAACACCAAACATTGCTTTAGTTCCTAAACTTAAAGAATCCGGTTTTGAAATTAAATATATTGGTACATACAACGGAATGGAGAAACAGCTTGTTGAAGATGCCGGTCTTGACTATATCGGTATTTCTTCAGGTAAGCTTCGCCGTTATTTTAGCTGGAAGAATTTTTCTGATCCTTTCCGTGTTTTAAAAGGATATTTTGAAGCTAAGAAGTTTATGAAGAAATATAAGCCTGATATTGTTTTTTCAAAGGGTGGTTTCGTAACTGTACCTGTTGTTTATGCAGCAAGTAAGTATAAGATTCCTGTTATTATCCACGAATCAGATATGACTCCGGGACTTGCTAATAAGCTTGCAATTAAGAAGTCTACAAAGGTATGTCATAACTTCCCTGAAACTGCTGCATATCTTGGTTCTAAGGCAGTACATACAGGTTCACCTATCCGTAAGGAATTATTTGAAGGTAATAAAATTACAGCACTTGATATGTGTGGTTTCTCTGCTAACAAACCTGTAATTATGGTAACAGGCGGAAGTCTTGGTGCTGAAAATGTTAATAAACTTGTAAGAAAGGCTTTACCTGAATTGTTAAAGAACTTCCAGGTTGCTCATCTATGCGGCAAGGGCAAGGTTGACGAAAGCCTTAAAGATATGGAAGGTTATGCTCAGTTTGAATATATCAGCGACGAAATGAAAGATTTCTTTGCTATGGCTGATTTGATTATTTCAAGAGCCGGTGCAAACTCAATCTGTGAAATTGCTGCATTAAATAAACCTAACATTCTTATTCCATTGTCTGCAAGAGCAAGCCGTGGCGACCAGATACTTAATGCTAAGTCCTACAAGAAACAGGGCTTTAGTGAAGTTATAGATGAAGACACAGCTACTGCTGAGGACTTGGTTAACACAGTAAACTCAGTTTATGAGAATCGCAGTAAATACATTGACGCAATGAAAAAATCTGCCGGAACAGGCGGAGTTGATATGATTGTTGATTTGATTAATAGTCTTGTGAAATAA
- a CDS encoding LCP family protein yields the protein MSRKMMSDLDNKTGYYGYSSESGNVSGKDKKKKGNKGGSVLGVILALIQLVLSGLLVYQVVSANILSTTYLAVLVIVLVVLFAIALLTQKGGRAARTSGKILSVIISIILGILLFYMGQFLGFLNNYSDGKKVSEEPFVVFVSASDEFGTYNPKENYRSDTNILAVVNPKTSTVLMISTPRDYYVPIIAKSVAPDSYDKLTHAGKYGTGIAYDQNGSELTSSGWNWAQEVTWGVGNTAIMDTLKTLYNIPVSSKNYHYVQLNFTGFAKLVDALGGITVDVDKSFSTKTYASYDEDNGERKTYKYKKGKQEMNGNEALTFVRERHSFGDGDLQRNRNQVKVLKALSSKVLSTSMITNTDSILSAVGESFKTDMNIGSLVKLQTQLMGKSEFSKTGWQIVSYSVTGQSASQKLTWNGLFKSVMLQDEQSESNATELMKLALDGTDYTTLESKAKEYQASDNK from the coding sequence ATGAGTAGAAAAATGATGTCCGATTTAGATAACAAAACCGGTTATTACGGATACTCTTCTGAATCGGGAAATGTTTCCGGAAAGGATAAAAAGAAAAAGGGAAATAAAGGTGGCTCTGTTTTAGGCGTCATCTTAGCATTAATACAGCTTGTTTTGTCAGGGCTTCTTGTTTATCAGGTAGTTTCTGCCAATATTTTAAGCACAACTTATCTTGCTGTTTTAGTTATTGTATTGGTTGTTCTTTTTGCAATTGCCCTTTTAACACAGAAGGGTGGCCGTGCAGCCCGTACTTCAGGTAAAATATTGTCCGTTATAATTTCAATAATACTTGGCATACTTTTATTTTACATGGGACAATTTTTAGGATTCCTTAATAACTACAGCGACGGCAAAAAAGTTTCTGAGGAACCTTTCGTTGTTTTCGTATCAGCCAGTGATGAATTTGGTACATACAATCCGAAGGAAAACTACCGTTCAGATACAAATATTCTTGCTGTTGTAAATCCTAAAACTTCTACAGTACTTATGATTTCAACACCAAGAGATTACTACGTACCAATTATTGCAAAGAGCGTTGCACCTGATTCATACGACAAACTTACTCACGCCGGAAAATACGGAACAGGTATTGCCTACGATCAGAATGGTTCTGAACTTACTTCAAGTGGTTGGAACTGGGCTCAGGAAGTAACATGGGGCGTTGGTAACACTGCAATTATGGATACATTAAAAACACTTTACAATATACCTGTTTCAAGCAAGAACTATCATTATGTACAGCTTAACTTTACAGGTTTTGCCAAACTTGTAGATGCTCTTGGTGGCATTACAGTAGATGTTGACAAGTCATTTAGCACAAAAACATACGCTTCATATGATGAAGACAACGGTGAACGTAAAACATACAAGTACAAAAAGGGTAAACAGGAAATGAATGGTAACGAAGCACTTACATTTGTTCGTGAAAGACATTCATTCGGCGATGGTGACTTACAGCGTAACCGTAATCAGGTTAAAGTATTAAAAGCATTATCATCAAAAGTACTTTCAACATCAATGATTACAAACACAGACTCAATCCTTAGTGCTGTTGGAGAAAGCTTTAAAACAGACATGAACATTGGCTCACTTGTAAAACTCCAGACACAGCTTATGGGCAAAAGTGAGTTTTCAAAAACAGGATGGCAAATCGTATCCTACAGTGTAACAGGACAGAGTGCATCACAGAAATTAACATGGAACGGTCTGTTCAAATCAGTAATGCTCCAGGATGAACAATCTGAAAGCAACGCAACTGAATTGATGAAACTTGCTTTAGATGGCACAGATTACACAACCCTTGAAAGCAAGGCTAAAGAATATCAGGCTTCAGATAATAAATAA
- a CDS encoding exopolysaccharide biosynthesis polyprenyl glycosylphosphotransferase, which translates to MRESRAFRRIIVLLLLAIVIVAQTYIFWYFWNTHYSQGMTREFFFKGHIVMLFVYGLMFTIFCNVYGAFKLGSLQYSNLVFSQILALLFTNFIIYLQISLLSLKMVSPAAIIGMSFDNVLCCLIWCGLAIKVYRWLYPPRDMLLIYSDRDPDNLVKKIKTRQDKYMITEAVHCDEPVDKVRKLIRKHQAVLVCDIPSGKRNNIVKYCYMYDKRAYVTPKLSDIILIGAGQNTMFDSPLLVTRVRGLKWEEAFIKRVIDIIISLILCIPTVIVTLIVAIADMIWDRGPIFYTQKRLTQNGKTFRILKFRSMKVDSETDGARLAAKDDDRITKIGKVLRATHLDELPQVFNILMGQMSVVGPRPERPEIAAQYEEEIPEFRFRLKVKAGLTGYAQVYGKYNTTPYDKLKLDLYYIQHYKVWTDIQLILMTFKIMFLKENTEGVEKEQKTASIKKKVK; encoded by the coding sequence ATGAGAGAATCTAGAGCGTTTAGAAGAATAATCGTGCTATTATTATTAGCAATAGTAATTGTAGCACAGACTTATATATTCTGGTATTTTTGGAATACCCATTATAGTCAGGGAATGACAAGAGAGTTCTTCTTTAAGGGCCATATAGTAATGCTTTTTGTATATGGATTAATGTTTACAATATTTTGTAATGTATACGGAGCATTTAAGTTGGGAAGTTTGCAGTATTCGAATTTAGTTTTTTCACAGATACTTGCATTATTATTTACAAACTTTATTATTTATTTACAGATTTCGTTGTTATCACTTAAGATGGTTAGTCCGGCAGCAATTATCGGAATGAGTTTCGATAATGTTTTGTGCTGTCTTATTTGGTGTGGTTTGGCAATAAAGGTATACAGATGGCTTTATCCACCAAGGGATATGTTACTTATCTACAGTGACAGAGATCCTGATAACCTTGTTAAGAAGATTAAGACACGTCAGGACAAGTATATGATAACAGAAGCAGTTCATTGTGATGAACCTGTTGATAAAGTTAGAAAGTTAATTAGAAAGCATCAGGCAGTTTTGGTTTGTGACATACCAAGTGGAAAGAGAAATAACATTGTGAAATACTGCTATATGTATGATAAGAGAGCATATGTTACACCTAAACTTTCAGATATTATTCTGATTGGAGCAGGACAGAACACTATGTTTGACTCACCTCTTCTTGTAACAAGAGTTAGAGGTTTAAAATGGGAAGAAGCGTTTATTAAGAGAGTTATTGATATTATTATTTCTCTTATTCTATGTATTCCAACAGTGATTGTTACATTAATAGTAGCAATTGCAGATATGATTTGGGACAGAGGACCTATTTTTTATACACAGAAAAGACTTACACAGAATGGAAAGACGTTTAGGATTCTAAAGTTTAGAAGTATGAAAGTGGACAGTGAAACAGATGGTGCACGACTTGCAGCTAAGGATGATGACAGAATTACTAAGATTGGTAAGGTTTTAAGAGCTACTCATTTAGATGAGTTGCCACAGGTATTTAACATTCTTATGGGACAGATGTCAGTTGTAGGTCCAAGACCTGAAAGACCTGAGATTGCAGCACAGTATGAAGAAGAAATTCCTGAATTCAGATTCCGATTAAAGGTTAAGGCAGGATTGACAGGGTACGCTCAGGTATATGGAAAATATAATACAACTCCTTACGATAAGTTGAAGTTAGATTTGTACTATATACAGCATTATAAAGTGTGGACAGATATACAGTTGATTTTGATGACATTTAAGATTATGTTCCTTAAAGAGAACACTGAAGGTGTTGAGAAGGAGCAGAAAACCGCAAGTATTAAGAAAAAGGTGAAGTAG
- a CDS encoding glycosyltransferase: MTENYSVLMSVYHKEKPEYFRAAIESILNQTVKTNDFVIVCDGPLNEGLDNVITEVVTANPGLFNIYRMTENKGLAIALNNGILQCKNQIIARMDSDDISRNDRMEKQLKAMKEHDADIVSSNLIEFDGDVSNTTLTRQVPESHKDIVAFAKKRTPFNHPAVMYRKSAVEDSGFYDDYRFFEDYNLWVAMLMKGHKGYNVQENLLYMRAGQDMYKRRGGLGYIKCIFRFNNHLRKIGFISFGAFLKGIFVRIVVSIIPNGLRKTIYSKALRK, encoded by the coding sequence ATGACAGAAAATTATTCAGTGTTGATGTCGGTTTATCATAAGGAAAAACCTGAATATTTCAGGGCAGCCATAGAAAGTATACTTAATCAGACAGTAAAGACTAATGATTTTGTTATTGTCTGTGACGGTCCTTTAAATGAAGGCCTGGATAATGTTATTACAGAGGTTGTAACAGCTAATCCGGGCTTATTCAATATTTATAGAATGACAGAAAACAAAGGGCTTGCCATAGCTCTTAACAATGGAATATTACAGTGCAAAAACCAGATAATTGCCAGAATGGACAGCGATGACATAAGTAGAAATGACCGAATGGAAAAGCAGTTAAAGGCAATGAAGGAACATGACGCAGACATTGTAAGCTCTAATTTAATAGAGTTTGACGGCGATGTGTCTAACACAACCCTTACAAGACAGGTGCCTGAAAGTCATAAGGATATAGTGGCTTTTGCAAAAAAGAGAACACCGTTTAACCATCCGGCTGTTATGTACAGAAAGTCAGCAGTTGAGGATTCAGGATTTTATGATGATTATAGATTTTTTGAAGATTATAATCTTTGGGTTGCAATGCTAATGAAAGGACATAAGGGATATAATGTTCAGGAGAATCTTTTGTACATGAGGGCAGGTCAGGATATGTACAAGAGACGTGGCGGATTAGGCTATATTAAGTGCATATTCAGATTTAATAACCATTTAAGAAAGATTGGCTTTATATCTTTTGGTGCGTTTTTGAAAGGGATATTTGTGCGTATAGTTGTAAGTATAATTCCTAACGGACTAAGAAAAACAATATATTCCAAGGCACTTAGAAAATAA
- a CDS encoding CDP-glycerol glycerophosphotransferase family protein has translation MKKAILRVFFKPLTIINRIKKKDEKLIFFYSNLGFRDNVKAFYDYLIENNYNEQFKIVVSINDWEQYVKRAPKNVTFINNKQGIKWFMKAKYAFYCFGKYPIKPSKKQTVINLWHGTPLKRIGHLEKGCENIDYDFFSKVLTSAPMYKPIMADIFGCTENRVEVMGNPRNDEMFKKDRIKDDYIKGGAGKLILWLPTYREYDEGFIISILNKDELNSLNTYLMDNNIKMIVKLHPLQTADTQGIELSHIKFITQDELNRSDMTVYTLLRNADGLITDYSSVYFDYMLLNRPIGFAVEDMEKYKNKRGFIFDNPKEYMPGPEIRNLSDIEEFIENIVSGNDLYKEARESVNDKINYYKDGNCCKRVAETFIK, from the coding sequence ATGAAAAAGGCAATTTTGAGAGTGTTTTTTAAACCTCTTACCATAATAAATAGAATAAAGAAGAAGGATGAGAAGCTTATCTTCTTCTATTCAAATCTGGGATTTAGAGATAATGTAAAAGCTTTTTATGATTATCTTATAGAAAACAATTATAATGAACAATTTAAAATAGTAGTTAGCATAAATGACTGGGAACAGTATGTGAAAAGAGCTCCAAAGAATGTTACTTTCATTAATAATAAGCAGGGCATTAAATGGTTTATGAAAGCTAAATATGCTTTTTATTGTTTTGGAAAGTATCCAATAAAGCCGTCCAAAAAGCAGACGGTTATAAATCTTTGGCATGGCACACCTCTTAAACGAATCGGTCATCTTGAGAAGGGTTGTGAGAACATTGACTATGACTTTTTTTCAAAGGTTCTTACAAGTGCGCCTATGTATAAGCCGATAATGGCTGATATTTTCGGATGTACAGAGAACCGGGTTGAAGTTATGGGAAATCCCCGTAATGATGAAATGTTCAAAAAAGACAGAATTAAGGATGACTATATAAAAGGAGGCGCAGGTAAGCTTATACTTTGGCTTCCAACATACAGAGAATACGATGAAGGCTTTATTATTTCCATACTAAATAAAGATGAACTTAACAGTTTAAATACTTATCTTATGGATAATAACATTAAGATGATTGTAAAGCTTCACCCACTTCAGACAGCAGATACACAGGGAATAGAATTATCCCACATTAAGTTTATTACTCAGGATGAGCTTAACAGGTCAGACATGACTGTGTATACTTTATTAAGAAATGCAGATGGGTTAATAACAGATTATTCATCAGTATATTTTGATTATATGCTTCTTAACAGACCGATAGGTTTTGCAGTGGAAGATATGGAAAAATATAAGAACAAAAGAGGATTTATTTTTGACAACCCTAAGGAATATATGCCGGGGCCTGAAATTAGGAACCTTTCAGATATAGAAGAATTTATTGAAAATATCGTTTCAGGCAATGACTTGTATAAGGAAGCAAGAGAGTCAGTAAATGATAAGATTAATTATTATAAAGACGGCAATTGCTGTAAGAGAGTAGCAGAAACATTTATTAAATAA
- a CDS encoding glycosyltransferase: protein MNASTLKQKLKRNKIARIGAKVLLPNPYPKYYEKLDVDRNIILYESFYGKGMTCGPKAIFDQLTKSIVVTSTKHVWVYDDEKQWAANFKKYEKCDYVKFVKFKSDEYYKMLASAGVLINNSTFPPCFIRKPEQDYINTWHGIPLKLMGYDMPNGNIESANTERNFLQANYLLSPNEHHTKMYTEAYKLKGIYEGKIIETGQARTDTIFNADRNEVIKSLRYSGVNVDENKKIIMYAPTWKGNSFSNPQADGEEYEKLYNKVCEVIDTSEWQVLIKPHQAVFDKIKDDEKLKGCLVSPRLDTNEVLSVTDVLVSDYSSIFFDFLVTDRPIMFYIPDLEEYKDTRGLYMEPEKLPGPATDSLDKLSEMLANPYEAVKDWADNYRNAKEQFCPDDDGHVSERIVNAIFKNEYDHIKVVRPLQNKKKIFISLGRALQNGITHSFLSLLNNLNYDRFDVTAYLYEPIADDQILRINQINKNVRVLVRTGGNVATKEELSKMYFSMAFNCKGSYEKMLPEKYFEREARRLVGDCNFDSVVEFCGYSPILALILPKIKNKKTAIWQHNDLIADANRKLGHKKPLRRKMSIIFNLYPRWDRLVSCSHSVMEVNEKNLSRPEIEGKFSYAKNTINYMRVLDSLDNDCTYKNFSLPASNETSFVTMGRLSTEKNHGNLVRAFGEYVKEYPNSKLYIIGEGPLREQVEGEIARLNLKDKVILTGNLINPFTLMKNCKCFILPSIYEGQPMVLLEARIVGLPIIVSDFSSVKDSLMENGQYLINSSEESILGGLRAFSEGKVPKCNFDPKQYNREAVEEFENAIM, encoded by the coding sequence ATGAATGCTTCAACATTAAAACAGAAATTAAAAAGGAATAAAATAGCAAGAATTGGTGCGAAGGTTCTTTTGCCTAATCCTTATCCAAAATATTATGAAAAATTAGATGTGGACAGAAACATAATTTTATATGAATCATTTTATGGAAAAGGAATGACTTGTGGACCTAAGGCAATATTTGATCAGTTAACTAAGAGTATAGTCGTTACATCAACTAAGCATGTCTGGGTTTATGACGATGAGAAACAGTGGGCAGCAAATTTTAAAAAGTATGAGAAATGCGATTATGTTAAGTTTGTAAAATTCAAAAGTGACGAGTATTACAAAATGCTTGCCAGCGCAGGAGTTCTTATAAATAATAGCACTTTTCCACCATGTTTTATTAGAAAGCCTGAACAGGATTATATTAATACATGGCACGGAATACCGCTTAAGCTTATGGGATATGATATGCCTAACGGAAATATTGAATCTGCCAATACGGAAAGAAATTTCTTGCAGGCTAATTATTTGCTTTCACCTAATGAACATCATACAAAGATGTATACGGAAGCTTATAAGCTTAAAGGAATATATGAAGGTAAGATTATTGAAACCGGACAGGCAAGAACAGATACTATTTTTAACGCAGATAGAAATGAAGTGATAAAGAGCCTTAGATATTCAGGTGTTAATGTAGATGAAAATAAGAAGATTATAATGTATGCCCCAACATGGAAGGGCAACAGCTTTTCCAATCCACAGGCAGATGGAGAAGAATATGAAAAGCTTTATAACAAGGTTTGTGAAGTAATAGATACTAGTGAATGGCAGGTTTTAATAAAACCACATCAGGCTGTTTTCGATAAGATTAAGGATGATGAGAAATTAAAAGGTTGTCTTGTAAGTCCAAGACTTGATACTAATGAAGTTTTAAGTGTTACAGATGTGCTTGTGTCAGATTATTCAAGTATATTTTTTGATTTCCTTGTAACAGACAGACCTATAATGTTTTATATTCCTGATTTAGAGGAATATAAAGATACAAGAGGATTGTACATGGAGCCTGAAAAACTTCCGGGACCTGCAACTGACAGTTTAGACAAGCTAAGTGAAATGCTTGCAAATCCTTACGAAGCAGTAAAAGATTGGGCAGACAATTACAGAAATGCCAAAGAGCAGTTTTGTCCGGATGATGACGGCCATGTATCAGAGAGAATTGTAAATGCAATTTTTAAGAATGAATATGATCATATTAAAGTGGTAAGACCGCTTCAGAATAAGAAGAAAATATTTATTTCGCTGGGAAGGGCACTTCAGAATGGAATAACCCATTCATTTTTAAGCCTTTTAAATAATTTGAACTATGACAGATTTGACGTTACGGCTTATCTTTATGAGCCTATAGCAGATGATCAGATTTTAAGAATAAACCAGATTAATAAGAATGTAAGAGTACTTGTAAGAACAGGAGGCAATGTGGCAACAAAAGAAGAGTTGTCCAAGATGTATTTTAGTATGGCCTTTAACTGTAAAGGTTCGTACGAAAAAATGTTGCCTGAAAAGTATTTTGAAAGAGAAGCGAGAAGACTGGTAGGGGATTGCAACTTTGATTCAGTTGTAGAGTTTTGTGGTTACTCACCAATTCTTGCATTAATATTGCCAAAGATAAAAAATAAAAAAACGGCAATATGGCAGCATAATGATTTGATTGCAGATGCCAACAGAAAGTTAGGTCATAAGAAACCGTTAAGGAGAAAGATGAGCATAATCTTTAACTTGTATCCAAGATGGGACAGATTAGTTTCCTGCAGTCATTCAGTTATGGAAGTTAACGAGAAGAATCTTTCAAGACCGGAGATTGAAGGTAAGTTCTCATATGCAAAGAATACTATTAACTATATGAGAGTTTTGGACAGCTTAGATAACGATTGTACTTATAAAAACTTTTCATTACCGGCAAGTAATGAAACAAGCTTTGTAACAATGGGAAGATTGTCTACAGAGAAGAATCATGGAAATCTTGTCAGGGCATTTGGAGAATATGTTAAGGAATATCCTAACAGCAAGCTTTATATTATAGGTGAAGGTCCTTTAAGGGAACAGGTTGAGGGCGAGATTGCAAGACTTAATCTTAAGGACAAGGTTATTCTTACGGGAAATCTTATAAATCCATTTACTTTAATGAAAAACTGTAAATGTTTTATACTTCCATCTATATATGAAGGACAACCTATGGTATTATTAGAAGCGCGTATTGTAGGGCTTCCTATAATAGTTTCAGATTTTTCATCAGTTAAGGATAGTCTGATGGAAAACGGACAATATTTGATTAATTCTTCAGAAGAAAGTATACTAGGGGGGTTAAGGGCTTTTTCAGAAGGAAAAGTTCCGAAATGTAATTTTGATCCAAAACAGTATAACAGAGAAGCTGTGGAAGAATTTGAAAACGCGATTATGTAA
- the tagD gene encoding glycerol-3-phosphate cytidylyltransferase codes for MKRVITYGTFDMLHYGHINLLRRAKELGDYLVVVLSTDEFNWNSKQKKCYFTYEQRKQVLEAIRYVDLVIPEENWEQKISDVQDYKIDTFVMGNDWEGKFDFLKDYCEVVYLPRTEGISTTQIKTDLNHEDMAAKGDK; via the coding sequence ATGAAGAGAGTTATTACTTATGGTACATTTGATATGCTTCACTATGGACATATTAATTTGCTAAGAAGAGCAAAGGAACTTGGAGATTATCTTGTAGTTGTTCTTTCAACAGATGAGTTTAACTGGAATTCAAAACAGAAGAAATGTTATTTCACATATGAACAAAGAAAGCAGGTTCTTGAAGCAATCAGATATGTAGACCTTGTTATTCCTGAAGAAAACTGGGAACAGAAGATTAGTGATGTTCAGGATTATAAGATTGACACATTTGTAATGGGAAATGACTGGGAAGGAAAGTTCGACTTCTTAAAGGATTACTGTGAAGTTGTATATCTTCCAAGAACAGAAGGAATTTCAACAACACAGATTAAGACAGATTTAAACCACGAAGATATGGCTGCTAAGGGAGATAAGTAA
- a CDS encoding CDP-glycerol:glycerophosphate glycerophosphotransferase: MVSIIVTHKKDTLYLKDCLESIAEQQFKDYETILVVDHTEDNIEPLIEEFKDKINLKVFYLEDKHGVSSARNLGLDKATGEYVYFLDNDDYLYGDSIKLLLDVMDEDTDMAYGRMKHTWFQKQAFNDSQGDDDDNNDNDADDKKVIYDFNEPYANMLEKYRKLDKITVLSAIYKKSLFTDNNIRFNEKQTYFSDTKVLVQLLNNAKNIKSNEESVYVKRHHNDKAKNPAISQFPREETMLDYFVAYKNAIKAAGTNERIINHLYYILAKFVVKEYIMKMRWSEDDRWRNEFFTELATLAKDINNKVLKDDFTHAEKAMVKSMKHNDFAKMKKKAMRVLFNRKIVKMIKNPRVRNKTITLYVFNKMKLKENWVVFESFMGRNCSGQPKYVYKYLQEAYGDKYKCIWVVDRKGVEIPGKHKTCKRFSLKYYYYMNRSKYWVNNMRQPLSIPRREETVMLATWHGTPLKRLVFDMDDVHSANPRYKDIVFKQTRAWDYLLSDNPFSTERFQSCFRFEKEKILEYGYPANDPMYAPDREEQAAKIKEKLGIPKDKKVILYAPTWRDDQFYEAGQYGFELDLDVNRLQEEFGDEYVLLLRLHYFIVDQLDLSKYGDFTVDGSSYDDITDLYLISDMLITDYSSVFFDYANLKRPVLYYTYDLDKYRDVLRGFYLDMEKDLPGPLLLTNDEVVDAIKNIDKIKEQYKDRYEEFYNRFCCVDDGHAAQRVVEKVFK; this comes from the coding sequence ATGGTTAGCATTATAGTAACTCATAAGAAAGATACATTATATTTAAAAGATTGTTTGGAAAGTATTGCCGAACAGCAATTTAAGGATTACGAAACTATTCTTGTAGTTGACCACACAGAGGATAATATCGAACCTTTAATAGAAGAGTTCAAGGATAAGATTAACTTAAAGGTGTTTTATCTTGAAGATAAACATGGTGTCAGCAGTGCAAGAAACCTTGGTCTTGATAAGGCAACAGGAGAGTATGTCTATTTCCTTGATAATGACGATTACCTGTATGGTGATTCTATTAAGTTATTATTGGACGTAATGGATGAAGATACAGATATGGCTTATGGAAGAATGAAACATACATGGTTCCAGAAGCAGGCATTTAATGACAGCCAGGGTGATGATGACGACAATAATGATAATGACGCAGATGATAAAAAAGTAATTTATGACTTTAATGAACCTTACGCGAATATGCTTGAAAAATATCGTAAATTAGACAAGATTACTGTTTTATCAGCTATTTATAAGAAGTCATTATTTACAGACAATAATATTAGATTTAATGAAAAACAGACATATTTTTCAGATACAAAAGTTTTAGTTCAGCTTTTAAATAACGCTAAGAATATTAAAAGCAACGAAGAATCAGTATATGTTAAGCGCCATCATAATGATAAGGCTAAGAATCCTGCAATTTCGCAGTTTCCTAGAGAGGAAACAATGTTGGATTATTTTGTTGCATACAAGAATGCAATTAAGGCAGCAGGAACAAATGAGAGAATTATAAACCATTTATATTATATTCTTGCAAAGTTTGTTGTTAAAGAATACATTATGAAAATGCGTTGGTCAGAAGATGACAGATGGAGAAATGAATTCTTTACGGAATTAGCAACTCTTGCAAAAGATATTAATAACAAAGTATTAAAAGATGATTTTACACATGCTGAAAAGGCAATGGTTAAATCAATGAAACATAACGATTTCGCTAAGATGAAAAAGAAAGCTATGCGTGTTCTTTTCAACAGAAAAATCGTAAAAATGATAAAGAACCCAAGAGTAAGAAATAAGACTATTACTCTTTATGTATTTAACAAGATGAAATTAAAAGAAAACTGGGTGGTTTTTGAAAGCTTTATGGGAAGAAACTGTTCAGGACAGCCTAAATATGTATATAAATATTTGCAGGAAGCTTATGGCGACAAGTATAAATGCATATGGGTTGTTGACAGAAAAGGTGTTGAAATACCGGGAAAACATAAAACATGTAAGCGTTTCAGCTTGAAATACTATTACTATATGAATAGAAGCAAATATTGGGTTAACAATATGAGACAGCCTCTTAGCATTCCGAGACGTGAAGAAACAGTTATGTTAGCTACATGGCATGGAACACCACTTAAGAGACTTGTATTTGATATGGATGATGTACATTCAGCGAACCCAAGATACAAGGATATTGTATTTAAACAGACAAGAGCATGGGATTATTTGTTATCTGACAATCCTTTCTCAACAGAAAGATTCCAGAGCTGTTTCAGATTTGAAAAAGAAAAGATTTTGGAATACGGATATCCTGCTAATGACCCAATGTATGCACCTGACAGAGAAGAGCAGGCAGCAAAGATTAAAGAGAAACTTGGAATTCCAAAGGATAAGAAAGTTATCCTTTATGCTCCAACATGGAGAGATGACCAGTTCTACGAAGCAGGACAGTATGGTTTTGAACTTGATCTTGATGTTAACAGACTTCAGGAAGAGTTTGGGGATGAATATGTATTGTTATTAAGACTTCACTATTTCATAGTAGACCAGCTTGATTTAAGTAAATATGGTGATTTTACAGTTGACGGCAGCAGTTATGATGATATTACTGATTTGTATCTTATTTCAGATATGCTTATTACAGACTACTCATCAGTATTCTTTGATTATGCTAACCTGAAACGTCCTGTACTTTATTACACATACGATTTGGACAAGTATAGAGATGTACTTAGAGGATTTTATCTTGATATGGAAAAGGACTTACCGGGGCCATTGCTTTTAACTAACGATGAAGTAGTTGATGCAATTAAGAATATCGACAAAATCAAAGAACAATACAAAGACAGATATGAAGAATTCTACAACAGATTCTGTTGTGTTGATGACGGACACGCAGCCCAGAGAGTAGTAGAAAAAGTATTTAAATAA